A single Xylella taiwanensis DNA region contains:
- the grpE gene encoding nucleotide exchange factor GrpE, which translates to MNQDHPEFDSEELTQDSPETDPLKIEVETLRSEIALIKADVLRERAELENQRKRVIRDVEQARKFANEKLLGELLPVFDSLDAGLTASGTEPSPLRDGLELTYKQLLKVATDNGLTLLDPVGQLFNPEHHQAISQAEGADVEPGHVIQVFQKGYLLNERLLRPALVVVAKQD; encoded by the coding sequence ATGAACCAAGACCACCCCGAATTTGATTCTGAAGAACTGACGCAGGATTCACCTGAAACTGATCCGCTCAAGATTGAGGTTGAGACATTGCGCAGTGAGATTGCGTTGATCAAGGCGGATGTGTTGCGCGAGCGTGCTGAGCTGGAGAATCAGCGGAAGCGTGTCATTCGGGATGTGGAACAGGCGCGCAAATTTGCCAACGAAAAACTCCTTGGTGAGTTGTTGCCGGTGTTTGATAGTCTGGATGCGGGACTGACTGCTTCCGGTACTGAGCCAAGCCCGTTGCGTGATGGCCTGGAGCTGACTTACAAGCAGTTGCTGAAGGTCGCTACTGACAACGGCTTGACATTGTTGGATCCGGTCGGTCAGCTATTTAATCCCGAACACCACCAAGCGATCAGCCAGGCGGAGGGTGCCGACGTTGAACCAGGCCATGTGATCCAGGTGTTTCAGAAGGGGTATCTTCTCAACGAACGTCTGCTGCGCCCGGCTCTGGTGGTTGTTGCCAAGCAAGATTGA
- the hrcA gene encoding heat-inducible transcriptional repressor HrcA, with product MHVSSSPTLEPRARQLLRTLISCYIQNGEPIGSKTLAQHAGLDISPATIRSILADLEELGLLNSPHTSAGRVPTAHGYRMFVDSLVQMRPPSEDDIRRLRVEMVGGGTQALLGSASEILSAMTHFVGVVSAPRREQFAFRHIDFVPLDAHQIMAILIFADNEVQNRVIEPRRAYEPGELERVSNYLNAHFIGRTLADIRTTVLCELRKAKDEMEQLLAHSLDLASEMLVPKDGEDIVVAGQTRLMAVQDLSDIDRLRELFEAFASKREILQLLERTIDAPGVRIFIGEETGMVSMEDISLVTAPYIAHGQVLGVLGVIGPKRMAYDRVIPLVEVAAQVLGTALEPPMVR from the coding sequence ATGCACGTCTCCTCTTCTCCTACGCTTGAGCCCCGAGCCCGGCAATTGTTGCGGACGTTGATCTCGTGCTACATCCAGAATGGTGAGCCGATTGGTTCGAAGACCTTGGCGCAGCATGCTGGACTGGACATTAGTCCGGCGACGATCCGTAGCATCCTGGCGGACTTGGAGGAGCTTGGTCTACTCAATTCGCCACATACTTCGGCGGGGCGGGTACCGACGGCGCATGGGTACCGAATGTTTGTGGACAGCTTGGTGCAGATGCGGCCTCCCAGCGAGGATGATATTCGTCGGTTACGTGTTGAGATGGTCGGTGGGGGGACTCAGGCGCTGTTGGGCAGTGCATCGGAAATTTTATCGGCGATGACTCATTTTGTGGGCGTGGTCAGTGCTCCACGGCGTGAACAGTTCGCATTTCGCCATATTGATTTTGTGCCCTTGGATGCGCATCAGATCATGGCGATTCTGATTTTTGCTGACAATGAGGTACAGAACCGGGTCATTGAGCCGCGTCGTGCGTACGAGCCTGGAGAACTAGAACGGGTGAGCAATTACCTGAATGCGCACTTCATCGGGCGCACGTTGGCCGATATCCGTACCACTGTGTTGTGCGAGCTACGCAAGGCCAAGGACGAGATGGAACAGTTGTTGGCGCATAGCCTCGATCTTGCTTCGGAGATGTTGGTGCCAAAGGATGGTGAGGATATTGTGGTGGCTGGACAGACTCGGCTGATGGCTGTTCAGGATCTTTCGGACATCGATCGCTTGCGTGAGTTATTCGAGGCATTTGCGAGCAAGAGGGAGATCTTGCAGTTACTGGAGCGCACGATTGATGCGCCAGGGGTGCGTATCTTTATCGGTGAGGAGACCGGAATGGTTTCCATGGAGGATATTTCGCTGGTGACTGCGCCATATATAGCGCACGGTCAGGTCTTGGGGGTGTTGGGAGTGATTGGTCCCAAGCGGATGGCGTATGACCGGGTGATCCCCTTGGTAGAGGTTGCGGCCCAGGTGCTGGGCACGGCACTGGAGCCACCGATGGTGCGTTAG
- the dnaK gene encoding molecular chaperone DnaK: MGKIIGIDLGTTNSCVAIMDGGKARVIENSEGDRTTPSIVAYTKDGEVLVGAAAKRQAVTNPKNTFYAVKRLIGRKFGDAEVQKDLDLVPYAITQHDNGDAWVATAAGKKLAPQEISANVLEKMRKTAEDFLGEKVTDAVITVPAYFNDSQRQATKDAGRIAGLDVKRIINEPTAAALAYGLDKKGGDRKIAVYDLGGGTFDVSIIEIAEVDGEKQFEVLATNGDTFLGGEDFDKRVIDYLVDEFNKDQGIDLRKDPLALQRLKDAAERAKIELSSSQQTEVNLPYITADASGPKHLNIKLTRAKLEALVDDLVRKSIEPCRIALNDAGLRTSDVQEVILVGGQTRMPKVQQAVAAFFGKEPRKDVNPDEAVALGAAIQGGVLAGDVKDVLLLDVTPLSLGIETMGGVFTKIIEKNTTIPTKASQVFSTAEDGQSAVTVHVLQGEREQARFNKSLAKFDLAGIEPAPRGQPQIEVSFDIDANGILHVFAKDKKTNKEQKVEVKAGSGLSDNEIQQMVADAEAHREEDKKFQELVQARNHADGLIHSTRSAIKEHGSKAGGEVIGRVETALSELEAAMKGDDKSQIEAKSKILTEIAQSLYMAATAEQAGSTGAGATSSAKVDDVVDAEFTEVKGEKK, encoded by the coding sequence ATGGGCAAGATCATTGGTATCGACCTCGGCACCACAAATTCGTGCGTGGCGATTATGGATGGCGGCAAGGCGCGTGTCATCGAGAACTCGGAGGGTGATCGCACTACTCCTTCGATTGTTGCTTACACCAAGGATGGCGAGGTGCTTGTCGGTGCTGCGGCCAAGCGCCAAGCGGTCACGAATCCGAAAAACACTTTCTATGCGGTGAAGCGTTTGATTGGGCGGAAGTTCGGCGACGCGGAGGTGCAGAAGGACCTTGATTTGGTTCCGTATGCGATTACCCAGCACGACAATGGTGATGCTTGGGTTGCCACTGCTGCTGGTAAGAAGCTGGCACCGCAGGAAATTTCTGCCAATGTGCTGGAGAAAATGAGGAAGACCGCCGAGGATTTCCTGGGCGAGAAAGTGACCGATGCAGTGATTACTGTGCCGGCGTACTTTAATGATAGCCAGCGTCAGGCAACGAAGGATGCTGGCCGGATTGCTGGTTTAGATGTCAAGCGTATTATCAATGAGCCGACCGCTGCGGCATTGGCTTACGGCCTGGACAAGAAAGGCGGGGACCGCAAGATCGCTGTGTATGATCTTGGTGGTGGCACCTTTGATGTGTCGATCATCGAGATCGCCGAAGTGGATGGCGAGAAGCAGTTCGAGGTATTGGCTACCAATGGCGATACCTTTCTGGGGGGGGAGGATTTCGACAAGCGTGTCATCGATTATCTGGTTGATGAATTCAATAAGGACCAGGGTATCGATTTGCGCAAGGACCCGCTGGCGTTGCAACGTTTAAAGGATGCTGCCGAGCGTGCCAAGATCGAATTGTCTTCCTCACAGCAAACGGAGGTTAACCTGCCATACATTACGGCTGATGCCTCTGGTCCGAAGCACCTGAACATCAAGCTGACGCGTGCCAAGCTTGAAGCATTGGTAGACGACTTGGTCCGTAAGTCAATCGAGCCATGTCGCATTGCGTTGAACGATGCTGGGTTGCGTACCAGCGATGTTCAGGAGGTCATCTTGGTCGGTGGCCAGACCCGTATGCCAAAGGTACAGCAAGCAGTCGCTGCGTTTTTCGGTAAGGAGCCGCGTAAGGATGTTAATCCGGACGAGGCTGTGGCACTGGGCGCTGCGATTCAGGGGGGAGTGCTCGCTGGTGATGTCAAGGATGTGTTGTTGCTCGATGTGACTCCGTTATCCCTTGGTATTGAAACGATGGGTGGGGTGTTTACCAAGATTATCGAGAAGAACACAACCATTCCGACCAAAGCATCCCAGGTGTTTTCTACTGCAGAGGATGGTCAGTCTGCGGTGACTGTCCATGTGTTACAAGGTGAGCGAGAGCAGGCGCGTTTCAACAAATCGCTGGCCAAATTCGATTTGGCGGGCATTGAACCTGCGCCGCGTGGCCAGCCGCAGATCGAGGTGTCTTTTGACATTGATGCCAACGGTATTTTGCATGTATTTGCCAAGGACAAGAAGACCAATAAGGAGCAGAAGGTCGAGGTTAAAGCCGGCTCTGGGCTGTCGGATAATGAGATTCAACAGATGGTTGCTGATGCCGAGGCGCATCGCGAGGAAGACAAAAAGTTCCAAGAATTGGTGCAGGCAAGGAACCATGCTGACGGTTTGATTCATTCAACCCGTTCAGCTATTAAGGAGCATGGTAGTAAGGCGGGTGGTGAGGTGATTGGGCGTGTCGAAACCGCCCTTTCAGAACTTGAAGCTGCGATGAAAGGTGATGATAAGAGCCAGATTGAGGCTAAATCTAAAATCCTTACCGAGATTGCGCAGTCGCTGTACATGGCAGCAACAGCAGAACAGGCAGGAAGCACGGGGGCTGGTGCTACATCTTCAGCTAAAGTTGATGATGTGGTTGATGCTGAGTTCACAGAAGTCAAGGGCGAGAAAAAATAA
- the dnaJ gene encoding molecular chaperone DnaJ, with amino-acid sequence MSKRDYYQVLGVSRTASEDDLKKAYRRCAMKYHPDRNPGDVAAEAAFKECKEAYEVLADAKKRRLYDTHGHAAFEHGMGGGDAPDMNDIFGDIFGNIFGGARARASRRGADIAYVVELDLEEAVAGVERQIQIPTLVECTHCHGSGSEDGQVETCNTCRGSGQVRIQRGIFAMQQVCPHCGGRGVIIRNPCKVCSGAGRIEDHKTLSVKIPSGVDNGDRIRLSGEGELGPAGAPPGDLYVEVRVREHPIFQRDGDDLHCEVPVRISQAALGDIVRVATLDGEAEIRIPAETQTGKLFRLRGKGVRSVRSRTEGDLYCRIMVETPVNLTAEQRKLLEQFETTFAGEDARKHSPKSATFLDGVKSFWDRMTS; translated from the coding sequence ATGAGTAAGCGTGATTACTATCAAGTGCTGGGCGTGTCCCGTACTGCTAGCGAAGATGATCTGAAAAAAGCTTATCGCCGCTGTGCGATGAAGTACCACCCGGATCGTAATCCTGGCGATGTGGCTGCAGAGGCGGCGTTCAAAGAATGCAAGGAAGCCTACGAAGTTCTTGCCGACGCAAAAAAACGAAGGTTATACGATACCCATGGTCATGCCGCGTTCGAACACGGCATGGGGGGCGGCGATGCGCCCGACATGAACGATATCTTCGGTGATATCTTCGGTAACATCTTTGGCGGCGCGCGCGCGCGCGCGTCACGCCGCGGTGCCGACATCGCTTACGTGGTTGAGTTGGATCTGGAGGAAGCTGTTGCTGGTGTTGAACGACAGATTCAGATACCAACTTTGGTTGAATGTACTCACTGCCATGGTAGTGGATCAGAAGACGGTCAAGTCGAGACTTGCAATACTTGTCGCGGTAGCGGTCAAGTGAGGATTCAACGCGGCATCTTTGCTATGCAGCAAGTATGTCCGCATTGTGGCGGACGAGGCGTCATTATTCGAAATCCGTGCAAGGTTTGCAGTGGCGCTGGGCGTATTGAGGACCATAAAACTCTCTCAGTTAAAATTCCGTCTGGTGTGGACAATGGTGATCGTATTCGTTTGAGTGGTGAGGGTGAGCTTGGTCCGGCGGGGGCGCCCCCGGGTGATCTATACGTGGAAGTGCGCGTGCGCGAGCATCCGATCTTCCAGCGCGATGGCGATGATTTACACTGTGAAGTGCCGGTTCGCATTTCGCAGGCTGCGCTCGGTGACATTGTCCGTGTGGCTACGCTTGACGGGGAGGCCGAGATTCGTATTCCTGCTGAGACCCAGACTGGCAAGCTGTTCCGCCTGCGTGGCAAGGGTGTACGTTCGGTGCGTAGTCGCACCGAAGGCGATTTGTACTGTCGTATTATGGTTGAGACTCCTGTTAACTTAACTGCTGAGCAGCGTAAGCTGCTAGAGCAATTTGAGACGACTTTCGCTGGTGAGGATGCGCGTAAGCATTCGCCGAAGTCGGCCACCTTTCTTGATGGTGTAAAAAGCTTCTGGGACCGGATGACGTCCTGA